The following are encoded in a window of Flavobacterium cupriresistens genomic DNA:
- a CDS encoding RNA polymerase sigma factor — MENKELIPHLFRTEYQKIVSVLCNLFGIHHIEIAEDIVSDTFLSASETWAIKGIPENPAAWLYTVAKNKTKNYLKRNTLFETKVAAEIKYNTPLNNPEVDIDLSDQNIADSQLAMIFTVCNPCNSNEAQIALALNLLCGFGINEISDAFLSNKEVIYKRINRAKEKLKEEDIKIQNPSISEIKERISTVLKTIYLLYSEGYYSTSQNTMLREDLCAEAMRLTYLLISNKNTNLPETNALMALMCFHSSRFEARTAENGEIILYVDQDQSLLESGINRSWNVFSEPIFYREYPFKIPS; from the coding sequence ATGGAGAACAAAGAACTTATACCTCATTTATTCAGAACCGAATATCAAAAAATTGTTTCTGTTCTTTGTAACCTGTTTGGTATTCATCATATCGAAATTGCCGAAGATATCGTGAGTGATACCTTTTTGTCTGCTTCAGAGACCTGGGCTATAAAAGGAATACCTGAAAACCCGGCCGCCTGGCTCTATACCGTTGCCAAAAACAAAACCAAGAACTATTTGAAAAGAAATACTCTTTTTGAAACCAAAGTAGCCGCTGAAATAAAATACAACACCCCACTAAACAATCCCGAGGTCGACATTGATTTATCGGATCAGAATATTGCCGACAGTCAATTGGCAATGATTTTTACAGTTTGCAATCCTTGTAATTCCAACGAAGCACAGATTGCACTGGCACTAAATCTACTGTGTGGTTTTGGAATCAATGAAATCTCCGATGCTTTCCTTTCCAATAAAGAAGTCATTTACAAAAGAATCAACCGCGCCAAAGAAAAGCTTAAAGAAGAAGATATTAAAATTCAAAATCCTAGTATTTCGGAAATAAAGGAACGAATAAGTACCGTTTTGAAAACCATTTACCTTCTTTACTCCGAAGGCTACTACTCTACTTCACAAAATACGATGTTACGCGAAGATCTGTGTGCCGAAGCCATGCGTCTTACCTATTTATTAATTAGCAACAAAAACACCAATTTACCGGAAACGAATGCTTTAATGGCTCTAATGTGTTTCCATTCTTCCCGATTTGAGGCCAGAACAGCCGAAAACGGAGAAATTATCTTATACGTCGATCAGGATCAATCGCTTTTGGAATCAGGAATTAATAGATCGTGGAATGTATTTTCTGAGCCAATCTTCTACCGGGAGTACCCTTTCAAAATACCATCTTGA